The following is a genomic window from Taeniopygia guttata chromosome 11, bTaeGut7.mat, whole genome shotgun sequence.
CAAGCCCCAGTTCACACAGGAGGTGTTCAGGGGCTCTGTGTCAGAGGGAGCTCTGCCAGGTAGGACCCCGTGCCTTGGGGAACTCTGCATCCCACCAGCTGCATTCCTTGGGCACAGCCTCGGCACTGTGCCCCCCAGCATCCCACTCACCTGCACACCCACATCCCCAGGCACCTCCATCATGCAGGTGACAGCCACGGACGCGGACGATGCAGTGGAGACCTACAACGGTGTCATCGCCTACTCCATCCTCAGCCAGGAGCCACGGGAGCCCCATCCCCAAATGTTCACTGTCAACCGGGCCACCGGCACCCTCAGCGTGATTGCCAGCGGGCTCGACCGGGAGGTGGGTCTGCAGCACTGtggggcagagccccagccccaAGCAGGGCCTGACacagtgtctgtctgtctgtctgtctgtctgtctgtctgtcccccgCAGCGCGTGCGGGAGTACACACTGACCGTGCAGGCAGCTGACCTGGATGGAGAGGGACTGACCACCACGGCGCTGGCGGTCATCGAGATCGCTGATGTCAATGACAACGCCCCCGAGTTTGACCCCAAAACGGTAACGTGGGCACCCCACTGGTGTGATTCTCCCTGGTGCCCGCTGGGCCGTGGTGCTGATGGTGCCCCTCGCCCGCAGTACGAGGCGGCCGTGCCGGAGAACGTGGCGGGGCGGGAGGTGGCCTGGCTGGCTGTCACCGACCTGGACGAGCCCGGCACGCCGGCGTGGCGAGCCGCCTACTCCATCCTGCGCGGCAACGACGGCGGTGCCTTTGCCATCAGCACCGACCCCGCCACCAACGAGGGCATCCTGCGCACTGCCAAGGTCTTTGTCATCCCACGTCCCCCGTGCTGCCCACGGAGAGTCCCGCCCGTCCCACTGTCACTGCCTGTGTCTCCCCCTCTCCCAGGGTCTGGACTATGAGGCCAAGCAGCAGTTCGTGCTCCACGTGGCAGTGGCCAACGAGGTCCCCTTCGTCGTGAAGCTGCCGATGGCCACCGCTACGGTGACTGTCACTGTGGAGGATGTCAATGAGGCCCCGGAGTTCGTGCCGCCCGTGCAGCTGGCCACGGTGTCAGAGGATGTGCCCCCGGGGCAGACCCTCACGGCCTGCACGGCCCAGGACCCTGACAAGGCACAGGGCCAGAGGATCAAGTGAGCGGGGACAGGGTTGGAGtggtggtttggggggtctcTGCCGCCCCTGGCCatagcagcagctccctgtgccccccaggtaCCTGGTGGGGCACGACCCGGCGGGCTGGCTGGCCGTGCACCCCGAGAATGGCCTGGTGACCGCACGGGACCACCTGGACCGCGAGTCCCCCTTCGTCAAGAACAGCACCTACATAGCTGTGCTGCTGGCCGTGGATGATGGTGAGGGACATGAAAGGGCCCTTGTTCCTCCTCCCTCGTGAGGGGCATGTGCTGCCATCGCCAGGAAacacatcccagctccagcatggGGCTGCCTGGCCCCACCCTGCCCGGGGAACCCCAGCTCCCTGAGGATCCTGGGTTTGGGACTGCCCCTTCCAGCATCACTCCTTGCTGTTCCCACCCTTGCCCAGAGAGTTTCTGGCCCTGGGAAAGCCTTGGTTTTGAGGCTCctcctgtccccatgtccccatgagAGGCCTGGGTTGGGATCCCCCCTCCAGAACTGTCCCCCCCAGGCTCACCGCCGGCCACGGGCACGGGCACGCTGCTCCTCACCCTGCTCGATGTGAACGACAACGGCCCTGAGGCCGAGCCACGGGACATCACAGTGTGCCAGCGcagtccccagccccagctcctcacTGTCACCGACCGGGACCTGCCCCCCAACACCGGCCCCTTCCGCGCCGAGCTCACCCACGGCTcgggggacagctgggctgtggAGGTGGGGGACACAGGTACTGCAGGGGGCTGAACATCATGTGGGGGGTCCTtggcagaggcagctgtgccacGGCTGCATTCCTGGTGCGTTTTCCGTGAGCCCACAATCTCACCTAggtgacacggtgacactgcagctggtggcaccGCTGGAGCCGGACACCTACAGCGTGTACCTGCGGCTGCTGGACCAGCCGGGCAGAGCCCAAGTGACCATTGTCACCGCGCGGGTCTGCGCCTGCGAGGGGCAGgcacagggctgtccccagagGTCCCAGCCTGTCACCgccctgccctttgtcctgGCCGCCCTGGGCgcgctgctggccctgctgcgTGAGTGGGgaccctggggctgtggggacaccccagagctgggcacagtggGGGACACACGCTCCTCCTGATGGCACCTTTCCCTCCagtccttctgctgctgctgctgctcttcgtgaggaggaggaaggtgacaaaggagccgctgctgctgcctgaagaTGACACAAGGGACAACATCTTCTACTACGGGGAGGAAGGTGGCGGCGAGGAGGACCAGGTGGGTGTGGGGGTCAGGGACCTGGTGACAGCGTGAGCAACCTGACTGCCCCTCTCCATTtctgtgtgtgtccccagaACTACGACCTGAGCCAGCTGCACCGGGGGCTGGACGCCCGGCCCGAGGTGATCCGCAATGACGTGGCTCCCCCGCTCATGGCGGTCCCCCAGTACCGGCCCCGTCCCGCCAACCCCGACGAGATCGGGAACTTCATTGACGAGGTGAGTCCTGCCCCGGGGAGCCTCGGGGGTGACGTGTCCCTGCCTCACCAGCGCAGGGGACACGGGTGCtgagccctctgctcccccagaaCCTGAAGGCGGCCGACACGGACCCCACGGCCCCCCCCTACGACTCGCTGCTGGTGTTCGACTACGAGGGCAGCGGCTCGGAGGCCACCTCGCTCAGCTCCCTCAACTCCTCTGCCTCCGACGGCGACCAGGACTACGACTACCTCAACGACTGGGGCGGCCGCTTCCGCAAGCTGGCCGAGCTCTACGGCGGCGGCGAGGAGGACGATTAGGGACCCCCAGCCCGCTGCTGTCCCGCCTTATTGCTGCTTCTGTGCCTTGGGGGATCCCCCTGCCgtgccccccccaccccagcgcAGCCCCCTCACTTCCTCGCCTGCATTTTTGTGGTTGTTATCTATTTTTTAAGGTATGGAATGATGGCGTGTGGTACTGCGGACAAGGGGATGGGAGCTGGGTCAGTTTTAATaaaggatttggtttttttagatGTTCCAGGCTCTGTGTCACTTTGTGCCCTGGAGGTcggtgctgtccccagcccagcaatgacccctccccagccctgtcctccctTGCCCACTGCAGTGTGGAACCTATGGCACAGCTGCAGTGTCACCCATGCAGGGGCAGTGCCCATGCCCCCCGTCCTGGGGTGTCTTTCTCCCCAGGGGGTGTTGATGGGTATGGAACCGCCAATCTGTCCAAGGGAGTGACACTGGTGGCATTGGGCATTCCTGGTGCTAAATCTCTCCTGTCCTGggcagccagagccctgctgccaccccagcccCCTGAGATGACCATGGGTGCTAGCATGGGTGGGCACGGCAGCCCCTGGCCTTGGCAGgaccctgagctctgggggtctCCCACTGGCTCCAGGATCAGGTCCTGACACATGGGATGAGGGTCCCCTTCTATAGGgtccccttccccagctttggggacagaggggtgtAGGGGAAGCCAGGGACTGC
Proteins encoded in this region:
- the LOC140684839 gene encoding B-cadherin-like, which produces MRGPRSGLCPLSIFILLLLSPLLPAAALSPAPPCVLPGLRRGPLPAPGSSGGCAGPYRTEEPDVGVREDGGPVRLPGVGRALAVPPRDAASPRYVAGQPDPAPVPAESRRSPQLLPGARAVLRRQKRDWVIPPIKVPENERGPFPKKLVQIKSNRDRDTKIFYSITGQGADAPPEGIFTIEKESGWMKVTQPLDREHIDKYHLFSHAVSENGKPVEEPMEIIVTVTDQNDNKPQFTQEVFRGSVSEGALPGTSIMQVTATDADDAVETYNGVIAYSILSQEPREPHPQMFTVNRATGTLSVIASGLDRERVREYTLTVQAADLDGEGLTTTALAVIEIADVNDNAPEFDPKTYEAAVPENVAGREVAWLAVTDLDEPGTPAWRAAYSILRGNDGGAFAISTDPATNEGILRTAKGLDYEAKQQFVLHVAVANEVPFVVKLPMATATVTVTVEDVNEAPEFVPPVQLATVSEDVPPGQTLTACTAQDPDKAQGQRIKYLVGHDPAGWLAVHPENGLVTARDHLDRESPFVKNSTYIAVLLAVDDGSPPATGTGTLLLTLLDVNDNGPEAEPRDITVCQRSPQPQLLTVTDRDLPPNTGPFRAELTHGSGDSWAVEVGDTGDTVTLQLVAPLEPDTYSVYLRLLDQPGRAQVTIVTARVCACEGQAQGCPQRSQPVTALPFVLAALGALLALLLLLLLLLLFVRRRKVTKEPLLLPEDDTRDNIFYYGEEGGGEEDQNYDLSQLHRGLDARPEVIRNDVAPPLMAVPQYRPRPANPDEIGNFIDENLKAADTDPTAPPYDSLLVFDYEGSGSEATSLSSLNSSASDGDQDYDYLNDWGGRFRKLAELYGGGEEDD